AGGCACCGGGACCGAAAGCCGTAGCCACGCGGGTCAGGTTGGTGTCGATCTGTATCTTGCTCATGCGAGCCAAAATGGCAGCAGCCTTCTTTTCAGCCAGCACCTTGGCCTTCACCCGCTCTTCCACCTTGGAGAAGGCAAGGTAGCCCTCCGGCTTCCGCTCCTTCAGGGAAAGGACATAGTAGGCAGATTCGGTCTGTAGTACGTCGGCACGAACGTCGCCATCCACACGCTCCTCGTCCAGTGCCCAGCGGATAATCTCCTTGGCCTGATCGCCGGAAATACCCTGCGCTATGTAAGACTGACCGGAGAATAGGGGCTGACTCTGCTGCGTGGTATAGCCCAGTTTCTTGGCCTTTTCAGCAAAGGGTACGTCCGCTTCCTTCAGGGTTTCGGATATAAGGGCATCGGCCTGGCGCTTTAGGCTGTCCAGCGTTTGGTCGCTGGGGCGTATGTCTGCGGCAATGGTAGATAGGCGAATGGCGGAGGTATTTCGCTCTTGCACTTCCAGAATCAGGTAGGCTCCGGGCAGGGCTACCGGGCCGATAATCTGGCCTTTTTGTGCGCTGCGCACCGCTTCATCTATTGCCGCAAACTGGCCGTAGCGGTGCCAGCCAAGCTCCCCGCGATCCTGAAAAACGGAAGGGGCTTCATTTTTGCTCTGGTCAAACAGCAGCTGCTGGAAGTTTTCGGGTGTCGTCTCGGCCCGCAGGGCTTCTGCCTTTTTCAGGGCCTCGGCCTTTCCGGTCTGGGTGGTGTCGCGTATGGCCACCATCATGTAGCGCAGTTTTACAAAGGGGCGATCGGTCCGCTCTTCGCGTCCGGTCAGTTTCATGATGCGAAACTGGCTACCCATCTGCACGGGGCCAAGCAGTGCACCGGCTTGCTGGCCTGCTATCAGGTCTTTTACCTGCTGGTCCAGCTCTTCGCTGTTCTGCCAGCCGTTTGCAAAGCGTACGGAGCTCTGGTTATTTAGCTCCGCAAATGCCGAGTCATCAGCGGCCTGCTGCCAGCGGGCCTGTAGCTGCTGCAGCTGGCCACGTAGCAGGGCCGAGTCTCGGGCAGTAGCCGTGGTGGGGAAGCGCACAAAATCTACAAGAGCCTCATCCCGATCCTGAGCATAGCGCTCCAGGTTGTTGTTGTAGTAGGCCTGCAGCTCGCTCTCCTCTATCGGGAAGAGCGAATCGGCCAGGGCGCTATAGGTTACGGCACAGTAGTCCACATCATAGCGGGTGTTGGCCTCCAGGTAGTCTTGGCGGGCGTGGGCCTTGCTTACCAGTCCACCCATCTTCAGCAGGCTGCCATAGGCCTGCTGTACATGCTGGCGCTCTACATATAGCTTCAGGGCCTCGTAGTAGCGCTGGCGCTGGTAGTACTGCTGCTGCTGCTCGGGGGTACTGTTGGGGGGCAGTTTTTCATTTACGCGCTGGCGAAACTCGGCACCGCTGCCAAAGTTGCTGGTGATGATCGGGTGCGGATCCTGGCCGTAAAACAGCTCGGCATACTGGCGAGGC
The Bacteroidota bacterium DNA segment above includes these coding regions:
- a CDS encoding peptidyl-prolyl cis-trans isomerase, translated to MLVVLGATMVLFLAQDAISSFGSFFGSGDADKIGEAYGEKIPQEYYAGMVDVEQSLSEALNPNQPQTAEQLEPRVWQQLMDQIVIGREVEAVGLFDTDAERWQRSARNGGGEVLVNKLTPRQYAELFYGQDPHPIITSNFGSGAEFRQRVNEKLPPNSTPEQQQQYYQRQRYYEALKLYVERQHVQQAYGSLLKMGGLVSKAHARQDYLEANTRYDVDYCAVTYSALADSLFPIEESELQAYYNNNLERYAQDRDEALVDFVRFPTTATARDSALLRGQLQQLQARWQQAADDSAFAELNNQSSVRFANGWQNSEELDQQVKDLIAGQQAGALLGPVQMGSQFRIMKLTGREERTDRPFVKLRYMMVAIRDTTQTGKAEALKKAEALRAETTPENFQQLLFDQSKNEAPSVFQDRGELGWHRYGQFAAIDEAVRSAQKGQIIGPVALPGAYLILEVQERNTSAIRLSTIAADIRPSDQTLDSLKRQADALISETLKEADVPFAEKAKKLGYTTQQSQPLFSGQSYIAQGISGDQAKEIIRWALDEERVDGDVRADVLQTESAYYVLSLKERKPEGYLAFSKVEERVKAKVLAEKKAAAILARMSKIQIDTNLTRVATAFGPGAFASTAAGITFDSPGIQGTQDPVLIGKLTQLKSGQLSKPIKGEAGVYLVYVRRVTQPDKLSDEVIEQHRSQLQSRQQGEYQRSALEGLKDAAGIKDYRYRF